Proteins found in one Salvia splendens isolate huo1 chromosome 10, SspV2, whole genome shotgun sequence genomic segment:
- the LOC121752031 gene encoding probable WRKY transcription factor 40: MEFTSLLNSSLDLNSKPLRFIDESPPQVKQQVLESSFIGLGRNVVNVKEEKGALIEELNRVSAENKKLTELLTVMCENYTELRNQLVEQTSKNMMNGGVENSNAASRKRKAESSSNNNNIDVLNNVGASESSSSDEESSKKLREEHIKAKISRVCVQTEASDTSLIVKDGYQWRKYGQKVTRDNPCPRAYFKCSFAPTCPVKKKVQRSVEDQSILVATYEGEHNHPQPSKVESNTSASNKNSNNLGTVPCSASVSSAPATVTLDLTKPKPVQQESTNERGSLGSPEMQQFLVDQMASTLTKDPNFKAALAAAITGKFLQSNN; encoded by the exons ATGGAGTTCACTAGCCTGCTCAACAGCTCATTGGATCTGAATTCCAAGCCTCTGAGATTCATCGATGAGTCGCCGCCGCAAGTGAAGCAACAAGTGCTTGAGAGCAGCTTCATTGGCTTGGGAAGAAATGTTGTGAATGTCAAGGAAGAA AAGGGTGCTTTGATTGAGGAGCTGAATAGGGTGAGTGCTGAAAACAAGAAGCTGACTGAATTGCTGACAGTGATGTGTGAGAATTACACAGAGCTGAGGAACCAGTTGGTGGAGCAGACAAGCAAGAACATGATGAATGGTGGAGTGGAAAACAGCAACGCAGCATCAAGAAAGAGGAAGGCAGAGAGCAgcagcaacaacaacaacatTGATGTGTTGAACAACGTTGGTGCATCCGAGAGCAGCTCGAGCGATGAGGAGTCGTCGAAGAAGCTACGAGAAGAGCACATCAAGGCCAAGATTTCGCGCGTTTGTGTTCAAACAGAAGCATCCGATACAAGCCTT ATAGTGAAGGATGGATATCAATGGAGGAAATATGGGCAGAAGGTGACTAGGGACAACCCTTGCCCAAGAGCCTACTTCAAATGCTCTTTTGCTCCAACCTGCCCTGTCAAAAAGAAG GTTCAAAGAAGTGTGGAAGATCAATCAATCTTGGTTGCAACTTATGAAGGGGAGCACAACCATCCTCAGCCATCAAAGGTTGAGTCCAACACCTCTGCCTCAAACAAGAACTCGAATAACTTAGGCACCGTGCCATGTTCGGCTTCTGTTAGCTCGGCTCCTGCCACCGTCACCCTTGATCTCACTAAGCCGAAGCCGGTCCAACAAGAATCGACGAACGAGAGAGGTAGTCTTGGTTCGCCGGAGATGCAGCAGTTCTTGGTTGACCAAATGGCTTCTACCTTAACTAAAGATCCAAACTTCAAAGCGGCTCTTGCAGCGGCTATTACCGGGAAGTTTCTTCAGTCCAATAATTAG